Part of the Quercus robur chromosome 5, dhQueRobu3.1, whole genome shotgun sequence genome, ttatgtgatttaatttttaattcacatgttcaacatatcattcatgacatgcaAAAAATGGCACGTTGGTCataagagtctagaagaccagacactgtctgggcggaatgggtgcctaacaccttcccattccataacctagcctccaaatttaggttttttggttaagtagatctagccttgtttttgtttattttgggaAGAATGTAATCAGGACAGTAAGCCATGTATTTTGGGTAGATTGCAAGTAGGACCCAAAgctatgtaattttcaatttttcaaatatgtaatatttattcaatcaatgaagagaacaattcaatcatgtatttattttttcttatttttttgtataaaaaaataagtggtgactcgacaccacttacccaaaaagagaggtgccctaaaaggtacccgaatctcttttttgagggacACTTTTTTCAAGGTCTCTCACACATATCAGCTCAAACCAGACCCCACCAACAAAGGATGTAGTGAAAATAATTAGATAACATGAAACTTGGTAGAAAAATGAGAGATTTAGCTTAGCATTATTAGGCACATTGGAAGCCTTTTGGTACATTCTTTCCACAATAATTCAATAACAGGCTTAATGAGAGGGGGACATTAAGATTGATGCCTAGAACATTGGCCTTGATAGCAGTGCAAAGACAAATAGCTGCCTCAAGATCAACAAGACCATGGATGAGGCTGCAACAAGGGGACTTTGGTGGGGTTCCCACAACAAGGTGCACCAAGTCATTCAACAAGTTAGCACACACCCCGAGCTTAAGGGTGTCCTTGGGGCAAGTGGATGGGTTATTAGTAGGAAGGTTGGGTTTTGAGTGTTGTGGAGTGTGTTTTGGAGTCTTCAATGGTGGTGGACAAGCGACATTAGTTGAAGTGACCATTGTGAAAAAGAGAAGGTTGAGAGAGAGTAGAAAAGCCATGGTTGCACTAGCCTTGGGAGCCATTTTTAGACACACTTGCCAAGGCTATAAGTTTGTAATTAAGAATGGGTTTGGGTTGGTGGAGGTATGGTGAAATGGGATAGGGTTTATATAGATGGAGATTGTGGTTTTTTAAGAGTTTATAGAATAAAATGATTGATGAGACCCTCGTGGGCACATTGGCTTGGatcaaaaaaataatgcaaCAAAGTGCCACATGATCGAACCCCATGGTCTCCCACATTAGATTTTTGCTTtctgatataaaaaaaatgataaataattaatatgtgcATTTAATCTAGGAACACATTCAATGAACTAATATTTTAtagaattaaattgaaataaatgtaattttattgaggTGGAAGCCTAAATGAAGAATGTTCCACATGGCAGAACCTCATGCTCTCGCCCAATAGGtctctgtttatatatatatatatatatatattgatttgaaagaaaagattaatttttttaagtttatatatatatatatatatatatatattttttttttttttaaaaatttttggagAGGAGTGCAAAAAATGCTAGATGGAAGgctaaataaaacaataatgtAACAAAGTGTCACATGACAGAACCTCATGGTCTCCCACATTAGATTTTTGctttcatatataaaaaattggtcaataattaatatgtgCATTTAATCTAGGGACACATTCAATGAACTAATATTATACATAATCAAATAGACATAAATGTAATTTTGTTGAGGTGGAAGCCTAAATGAAGAATGTTCCACTTGGCTCATACTCTCTCTCATAAGGTCtccacttatatatatatatatatatatattgatttgaaagaaaagattaatttttttaagtttatatatatatatatatatttttaaaaaaaattttggagaggAGTGCAAAAAATGCTAGATGGAAGgctaaataaaacaataatgtAACAAAGTGTCACATGAGAGAACCTCATGGTCTCCCACATTAGATTTTTGctttcatatataaaaaattggtcaataattaatatgtgCATTTAATCTAGGGACACATTCAATGAACTAATATTATACATAATCAAATAGACATAAATGTAATTTTGTTGAGGTGGAAACCTAAATGAAGAATGTTCCACTTGGCTCATACTCTCTCTCATAAGGTCtccacttatatatatatattgtaaattttCTTGGAGAAGAGTGCAAAAACTGCAAGAGGGAaagctaaataaaaaattaatgtagcAAAGTGCCACATTATAGAACCTTATGGTCTCCCTCATCagatttttgctttcttatataaaaaaatgatcaacAATTAATATGTGCATTTAATCCAAGAACAAATTCAATGAATTAAtatcatacataattaaattgacataaatGTTCTTGGATTAAATGCACATATTAATTGTTGATTCCATaattaaattgacataaatGTAATTTTGTTGAGGTGGAAGCCTAAAAGAAGAATGTACCACTTGGCAGAACCTCATGCTCTCTCCCATCAggtctctacttttatatataacattgaatatagagagatgctacgtctacaacatttttacaacaaattacaagtggttagttgttattggttcaaatttcaaactaatgctaagattacttttttgccccaacaataacaacttgccacttaggatttgttgtaaaaatgttgtagacatatcatttctaaatattgaatattgatgattgattgatatatatatataaatatatatatattgatttgaaagaaaagatcaattttattttaaagtttatatatattttgtaaatttttttggagaagagtgCAAAAAATAACAGATGGAAggccaaataaaaatataatataacaaaGTGTCACATGGCAAAATTTCATGGTCTCCCacattagattttttctttctaatataaaataaaagataaataattaatatgtgcATTTAATCCAAGAACACATTCGATGAActaatattatgcataattaaaTTCACATAAATGTAATTTTCTTGAGGTGGAAGACTAAATGAAGAATGTTCCACTTGGCAGAATCTCGTGCTCTCTCCCATGAACTCTCAGCTtctatatatattgatattgatttatatatatatatatatatgtatgtatatattgatttgaaagaaaaaatcaatttttttaagtttatatatatatatatatatataaatatatttttcttttttaaatattttggagAAGAGTGCAAAAAATACGAAATGGAAGgcttaatgaaaaaaaattactatagcAAAGTGCCACATTAAAGAACCTCGTGGACTCCCACatttgatttttgctttcttatatatataaaaaaatgatcaataaTTTATATGTGCATTTAGTCCAAGAACACATCAAATGAACTAAtattatacataattaaattgacataattgtaattttgttgatGTGGAAGCCTAAATGAATAATGTTCCACTTGGCAAAACCTCATACTCTCTTCCATGAGGTCTCCGCATTtacatatatattgattgattgatatatatatatatatattgatttgaagaaaaaaaaagatcaaatttttttaagtttaaatatatatattttgtaatattttttggaGATTAGTGCAAAAATTGCCAGATGgaaggctaaaaaaaaaaaaaaaaaatagtgtaacATAGTGTCACATGATAGAACCTCATGGTCTCCCACATTAGATTTTTGCTTtctcatatataaaaaagaaaaaaagaaaaaaaaaagatcaataattaatatgtgCATTTAATCCAGGAACACATTCATTGAACTAAtattatacataattaaattgacataaatGTAATTTTGTTGAGGTGGAAGCCTAAATGAAGAATGTTCCACACGGCAGAACCTCATGCTCTCACCCAATAGGtctctgtttatatatatatatatatatatatatattgattgattgatatacatacatatatatatatatatatattgatttgaaagaaaagattttttaagtttctatatatattttgtgaaattgtttggagaatagtgcaaaaaaattccagatGGAaggctaaataaaaaataatatagtaaAGTGCCACATTATAGACCCTCATGGTCTCCCATatttgatttttgctttcttatatatataaaaaaatgatcaataaTTTATATCCACATTTAATCTAGAAACAcatttaattaactaatatcATAGATaattaaattgacataaaaGTATTTTTGTTGTGGTGGAAGCCTAAATGAAGAATGTGCAACTAGGCAGTACCTCATGCTCTCTCCCATGAGGTGTCtacttatgtgtgtgtgtatatatatatatatatatatatatgttgatttgaaagaaaagatcaatttttttaaaaaaagtttatatatatatatatatatatatattgtaaaaaattttgcagaatAGTGCCAAAAATGCTAGATGGAgggctaaataaaaaaataatgtaacaaAGTGCCACATGATAAAACCTCATGCTTTCCCACAttagatttttgctttcttataagaaaaaaatgatcaataattaatatgtgCGTTTAATCCAAGAACACATTCAATGAACTAAtattatacataattaaattgacataaatGTAATTTTGTTGAGGTGGAAGCGTAAATGAAGAATGTTCCACTTGGCAGAACCTCATGCTCTCTCCCATGAGATCTCtacttttgtatatatatatatatatatatatattaacattgattgattgattgattgatatagatacatatatatatatatatatatattgatttgaaggaaaatatcaactttttaagtttatatatatatatatatatatattgtgaaagTTATtgaagaatagtgcaaaaaatGCCAGATAAaaggctaaataaaaaaaaattgtactaaagTGCCACATTATAGACCCTCTTGGTCTCCCACATTTGGTTTTtgctttcttatatatataaaaaaatgatcaataatttatatatacatttaaacTCGGAACACATTTAATGAACTAATATCACACAtaattaaattgacaaaaatgtaaatttttatttttatttttatggtggaAGCTTGAATGAAGAATGTGCCGCTGGGTAGAACCTCATGCTCTCTCCTATGAGgtgtctattatatatatatatatatatatatatatatattgatttgaaaGTAAAGatcaattttttaagtttacatatattttttgtgaaattttttggagaataggaaaaatatgcCAGATGGaaggataattaaaaaaataataaagtaaagtGCCACATTATAGACCCTCATGGTTTCCCACatttgatttttgctttcttatatatatagatatataaatgATCAATAATTTATATCTACATTTAATCTAGGAACACATTTAATGAACTAAtatcatacataattaaattggcataaaaataatttttgttgtggtgGAAGCCtaaatgaagaatgtgccactAAGCAGAACCTCATGCTCTCTCCCATGAGGTGTCtacttatatatttatattgatttgaaagaaaagatcaatttttttttttaacattatatatattttttgcaaaaatatttGGAGAATAGTGCAAAAAAGGCCAGATGGaaggctaaataaaaaaataatgtaataaaGTGCCACCTGATAAAACCTTGTGGTTTCCCACACtagatttttgctttcttatataaaaaaatgattaataattaatatgtgcATTTAATCCTGGAACACATTCAATGAACTAATATTCAATGTAATTTTGTTGAGGTGGAAGCGTAAATGAAGAATGTTCATCTTGGCAGAACCTTATGCTCTCTCCCATGAgatctctgcttttatatatatattaatattgattgattgattgatatatatatatatatatatatagatttgaatgaaaatatcaatttttttaagtttatatatatattttttgaatgttATTGGAGAATAGTGCAAAAAATGCCAGGTAAaaggctaaataaaaaaaataatgttgtaaAGTGCAACATTATAGACCCTCTTGGTCTCCAACATTTGAtttttgctttatatatatatatatatatataaaatgatcaataaTTTATATCTACATTTAATCTAGGAAGAAATTTAATGAACTAATATCATACATAATTCAATTGGCATAAATGTAATTATCATTTTGGTGTAAGCCTAAATGAAGAATGTGTCACTGGGCAAAATCTCATGCTCTCTCCCATGAGCTgtctgcttatatatatatatatatatatatatattgatatgaaagaaaagatcaatttttttaaaaaaagtctatatataaattttgtaaaagtttttggtGAATGGTGCAAAAAATGCTAGATGGAAtgctatataaaaaaataatgtaacaaAGTGCCACATGATAAAACCTTGTGGTTTCCCACATTACATTTTTGCTTTCTTATACAAAAAAATGATCAGTAATTAATATGTGCATTTAATCCTAGAACACATTCAATGAACTAAtattatacataattaaattgacTTAAATGTAATGTTGTTGAGGTGGAAGTGTAAATGAAGAATGTTCTACCTGGCAGAACCTTATCCTCTCTCCCATGAGATCTCtgattttgtatatatattaatattgattgattgattgattgatatatatatatatattgatttgaaagaaaatatcaatttttttaagtttatatatattttgtggaAGTTATTGGAGAATAGTGCAAAAAATGCCAACGAAAggctaaataaaaataataatgttgtAAAGTGCCACATTATAGACCCTCTTGGCCTCCTACatttgatttttgctttcttatatataaaaaaaaaaaaaatggtcaataATTTATATCTACATTCAATCTTGGAACACATTTAATGAACtaatttgatatataattaaattgacataaatgtaatttatatctACACATTTAAGCCtaaatgaagaatgtgccactGTGTAGAACCTCATGCTCTCTCCTATGAGGtgtctacttttatatatatatatatatatatacattgatTTGAAAGTaaagatcaatttttttaagtttatatatatattttatgaaaatttttgtagaaTAGTGCAAAATATGCCAGATGGaaggctaaataaaaaaataatatggtaAATGCCATATTATAGACCATCGTGGTCTCCCacatttgttttttgctttcttatataaaaaaagaaaaagaaaattattaggtactcccagAATACCATAAATCcatactctctcctctcacatgaatggcgggtcccaccatgaatttaattagtaggacccaccattcatgtgagaggagggagtacgcatttttGATACTCTGgagtatacaataatttcccataaaaaaaatgatcaatagTTTATATCTACATTTAATATAGGAACAAATTTAATGAACTAATCTCATATATAATTAAACTGATATAAacgtaatttttgttttggtggaagcctaaatgaagaatgtgccactGGACAAAACCTCATGCTCTCTCCCAAGAGGTGTCTacttatatgtgtatatatatatatatatatatattttttttttttgaggtaaatatatatatatatatatatattgatttgaaagaaaagatcaatttttttttttagtttatatataaagtttgtaaaagtttttggtGAATAGTGCAAAAAATGCCAGATGGaatgctaaataaaaaaataatgtaacaaAGTGCCACATGATAAAACCTCGTGGTTTCCCACATTACATTTTTGCTTTCTTATACAAAAAAATGATCAATAATTAATAAGTGCATTTAATCCTAGAACACATTCAATGAACTAAtattatacataattaaattgacTTAAATGTAATGTTGTTGAGGTGGAAGTGTAAATGAAGAATGTTTCGCCAGGCAGAACCTTATGCTCCCTCCCATGAGATCTCtgcttttgtatatatattaatattgattgattgattgatatatatgtatatatattgatttgaaagaaaatatcaatttttttaagtttatatatattttgtggcAGTTATTGGAGAATAGTGCAAAAAATGCCAGACAAaaggctaaataaaaaaaaatttatgtagtaAAGTGCCACATTAGAGACCCTCTTGGTCTCCTACatttgatttttgctttcttatataaaaaaaataataataataaataatttatatctaCATTCAATCTCGGAACACATTTAATGAACTGATTTGatacataattaaattgacataaatgtaatttatatctACACATTTAAGCCtaaatgaagaatgtgccactGTGTAGAATCTCATGCTCTCTCCTATGAGGTgtctacttatatatatatatatatatatatgtgtgtgtgtgtgtgtatgtatgtattgatTTGAAAGTAAAgatcaattttttaaagtttatatacatattttatgaatttttttgtagaatAGTGCAAAATATGCCAGATGGAAggctatataaaaaaataatatggtaAAGTGCCACATTATAGACCCTCATGGTCTCCCACAttcgatttttgctttcttatataaaaaaaatgatcaataaTTTATATCTACATTTAAACTTGGAACACATTTAATGAACTAAtatcatacataattaaattgacagaaatgtaattttttttttttttttggttggtggaagcctgaatgaagaatgtgccacaGGGTAGAACCTCATGCTCTATCCTATGAGGTgtctacttatatatatatatatatatatattgatttgaaagtaaagatcaatttttttaagtttatatatatattttgtaaatttttttggagaatagtGCAAAATATGCCAGATGGaaggctaaataaaaaaataatatagtaaAGTGCGACATTATAGACCCTCATGGTTTTCCACatttgatttttgctttcttatataaaaaaaatgatcaataaTTTATATCAACATTTAATCTAGGAACACATTTAATGAACTAAtatcatacataattaaattggCAGAAAAGCAATTTTTGTTGTGGTGGAAGCCtaaatgaagaatgtgccattGGGCAGAACCTCATGCTCTGTCTCATGAGGTgtctacttatatatatatatatatatatatattgatttgaaagaaaagatcaatttttttttttaagtttatatatattttttgtaaaaataattggAGAATAGTGCAAAAAATGCCAGATGGAAggctaaataaaaatataatgtaacaATGTGCCACATGATAAAACCTCGTGGTTTCCCACACtagatttttgctttcttatataaaaaaatgatcaataattaatatgtgCATTTAATCTTGGAACGCATACAATGAACAAAtattatacataattaaattgacATAAACGTAATTTTGTTGAGGTGGAAGCGTAAATGAAGAATGTACCACTTGGCAGAACCTTATGCTCTCTCCCATGAAATCTCtgcttttgtatatatattaatactgattgattgattgatcgatatatatatatatatattgatttgaaagaaaatatcaattttttaaagtttatatatatatatatatattttgtgaaagTTATTGGAGAATAGCGCAAAAAATGCCAAGTAAAAggcttgttaaatattagcatagagatgtgttataccatgttgtgtatgctagagtggatgcggaagaggaagtatagaagaggaacactgagaacacgagggttacgtggttcagccttgacggcttacatccacggaggaatcccttaagggctacatctttattgtatgagagtgtagtacaataacctcctgtgttacaatgaaccctaatatgagtatatataggcgactaaaccctagactactagtacaagcaggaatgggcttgggcctattacattgggctaatatgtctaatatatatctctaacaaggctaaataaaaaaaacaatgtagTAAAGTGCCACATTATAGACCCTCTTGGTCTCcatcatttgatttttgattgCTTCGAAGAAATCAAGGCCTCTAAGTTTCATAAAATGTTATTGGTTGCTTCAAAGAAATCAAGGCCTCTAAGTTTGATAAAATGGGCAAATTTGAAGGGAGTCCTAACCTCCTGCACTTAAGTGCTTCTTTGGAGAATAAAAGATGGTTAAGATTCTGCAGACTGCAGTGGAGCATTCGACATAAGCTAAACCTTATTTGTTTTAGCTAAAATATCTTAAAAGACTGTTATATTCGGTCTATATAATTCCCAATCCTAAAATATTACCTTTACAAACATAGAAGTTTCCAACTATAACTGCATATGGATATGAATAATTTCCAAGTTGTAAATGGTAATAGTAAATTGTCCACATTTTAACAATAGATctcaaaattgaaattcaaaaatattttggtataaTATGGTGATCATCattcactcacacctaattagCTATAGATTTATATCatcatgataaaaaaaaaaacctgtagGTCTACTTGAATTTCAAATAATACTAGTAATATGCCAATTCTCATCCTTCTATCTGCTTGCTTTTAACTATGACAATCAATTGTTACCTGCAAACCAAAAATGTTGCCGTTGAAATTAATGGATCAAATAGTTACGTCCTCATTGTGTCTCTCCTTAACATGCCTTCTAGCAGCAAAAATAACAAACATGTGCCTAGTCAATTATAGGTACTACTAATAAGAATTGAGATaattaatatatcaaattttaaaatgtttcacAGTTAAAGAATAAATGTGGAGAGAGGAAATCATTGTCGAGTTCCTAACTGGAGAATGGGTTTTAAAGGATAGTTAATCATGGGGAAGAGACTTGTTCCAAGAATGAAAGATCTACATTCTTCACTTGAGACCAAACTTAACCAATGGGTTGGTTGGAGGTTCTCCTAAGAGCAAGTGAGATAATGTATTGATGAGTGAGAAAAATTCTTTAGAGTAAAGGTTTATGATTTCAAACCTTAACTTGGAACAAtgtttgtaaagttgtgatttacaactatgttttatgttggctttattccatgacaaaaagtgttgtagttgctctaattttgttccttgtattttgtgggattttattgtattgggtttagtattaagttagtgaagactcaagcttaaatgaagaatcagtggatttcgcgagaagctcaTGAGAAGCTAAGCCACGAAAGAGCACGTaaggagcacatgactggaagctgaagagtcatgccaggctGTCATTTTCATGAGTgtctcgtgggtaaggccttcccgcaagACAGTCGCAAAACATTCTGCCAGGAGGATTTTTAAGTGAGACTTTcatacccttcacccatactatatatacccttattacccacaaatgtaaaggaggccgtttagagagaaaaaaccctatataggttttctacaacacacacccatcttttagagagagagctactcatccttagtgagaattcattgtagcctcttctccttccctctcccattatcataccttgagaAGAGATTTGTTCCCAAACACAATCCATACATTTTCAGAGTGTAGTGAGTGTTTTTGAAGTTGCTGGGAAACATTgaaagaagccaaggatggtagatgcaacatggagcttgttgcaggATCTGGAGAGCTAGATAAGACACAGTTTCGAAAAGTCTTGTTGGagtagaagcttggagggcttaggtacagcggAAAGGGGGGTGACTGTCGTGATCTTCCGAGTATAGCGATGTACAGCTGCCAGGATCAATGATgagctttttctctttctcctacTATTGAAGCACATTAGCATCCGCAAACGATCTGCGGCATTGACTCTTTTCTTTCCATGCCATGACATGAGACAGATCTCTCGCAACTAGTTCCCTTGCCTCAAAGAGTCAATCCCTTTTCATTCCTGATTCCACTCCTGAATACTGTTTGCAAACGAGTGAAAGGCGGAGTGACGGTTTAGGCTTAGCTTTGGATTTGACAGTTGGGATAGGAATGAAGCCAATGATGTCCCCGAACGAGAAGGCTGATCTTGTATTTCGAGATTACCCCAGAGCAGAAATGCGGGATTACTGGTTTTTGCACTCATAGGTTCTTTGAAAAGCAGAGTCAGAGCTACTGTCGACCGTGGTCAAGAAAGCGTCAAAAGAGTTACTCTTGCGGGGACAGGGAAAGGGCTTGTTAAGgaccttcttcttcttgtccTAATGTGAGCAACTGACATAGGTCAAATCGAATTCTTATCTGGTGTTCGGACGAAAGAATCTTGTTCGAGAATCTGCTCCACATTCATGCCCAGAATCTGCTGCTCTCTTTCCTGCAACCAAACCGAAGCTCTTTTCGCCTTTACTGGAGTTCCTAAAGAAACTGCAAAATTTCctgtagattaggcttggaaggtctcttgctaacccatgtattccaactgattgtctagtggatcgattattGCTtagagggtggcggagaggtttttcgccgagttcttcggtttcctcttcgataacacatcggcgtgttatctatgtttgcattcttctttcctactcttttacattccattttactgttgtgcttatatgaatatgtgttagagtagcttgtttgtttatcctctcgcatttacactattccgcacttagaattaagttagtgtaaaatctatcgagctgTAACTTTAATTTaagggtctaaacagctcttgtgtttttaacacattttcgagttTTCAATGTTTTCCCcaattaacatatatataagaTGAAATGAGTTGCAAAGAATAAGAGCATAGGGTTGCGTGTGGAAAGTATTTAGCTTTTGGCACCTGGGCCCAGAGCGTAGTAAGATTGGTATAGAGGCGCTAAGCCTAGTTCAAGAGAATCACACGGTTTCTATGATGGGTGGATGGGATTCCCAGCCCACCAACCTCTTTGGGTAAAGTGACAGTCTCCCATTTAACCGTGTGACAGCCTCTGTGTTGAGCAATATCCCCCCATAGGAAGTTGCAATTGATTTTGTCAATCTGATGACTAATTTGTTGAGGAAGGAGTGTGGTTTGCATGGCGTAGATTGGGGAAGGGACTTGTTCCAAGAATGAAAGATCTACATACTTCACTTGAGACCAAACTTAACCAATGGGTTGGTTGGAGGTTCTCCTAGGAGCAAGTGAGATAATGTGttgatgagagagaaaaattctATAGAGTAAAGGTTTATGATTTCAAACCTTAACCTAGAACATTGTCTACCAcaattaacatatatatatatatatatataaaagatgaaGTGAGCTGCAAAGAATAAGAGCATAGGGCGGAGATATTGGCTTGGATTTCATGCCAAGCTAGTGGACATATACACAGTAGTACACTCATGGTAAATTTGATAGAGCTCTtaatttatttgcttatttttgaaaacatgttttgaaaatatacttTCAactagtattattatttttagaacaTGTTGTGAGTGATACTAGTAGCTATACTAATTTGCATATGGAAGTATATACATACTTTTGAGTACACATGTTGACTGACTCACCCTAGTCTTACATAATTCATTACCAGAAATGCAAGGAAGTATGGGTAGATAATAAGTGCATGGTCctacaacaaaatgtcaaaacaaaaaaaaaaatcgtttaattttttttttttttttgattaaataGAATGATAAAATGTAGGATAAACTATGTATTTGGTCTCTATCCTCATTGGTACTAGTTTTTCATTTAGGAATTTTATCAAATAGTTAGAGGGCACTTACATATAAACTAGATAGAGAAAAAAC contains:
- the LOC126725538 gene encoding putative lipid-binding protein AIR1; translated protein: MAPKASATMAFLLSLNLLFFTMVTSTTSTCPKDTLKLGVCANLLNDLVHLVVGTPPKSPCCSLIHGLVDLEAAICLCTAIKANVLGINLNVPLSLSLLLNYCGKNVPKGFQCA